CAGTCTACCATCAAGTTTGTAGGATAGAAACTATTTAGTATACATTGTTTTTGTCTTAATTTCTAGTTTTGGTATCCATCTAAATCGATACTCCATTAtgttaattatttcatttctttcttttgacatCTCCATCACTTTTTAATGTGGTTACTACTTGCTATAATCAAACTTTACTTGCATTTTATTTGAACTTAGTGAAAGTGAAATTTTCCTAATAATTGGTctaaaaattgaagaacaatATATGATCAACAgatatttaaagataaatttttaaaatctgattcaaaatctatggtcaaatattaacttttatatatatatatatatatacctcttCTAAAATGCTAATGAGAATTAGAATTTGCAGAGAGAAGAAATGGCAAAAGAATCCTACGATCAGGCCGTTGCTGCACTCGAGAAACTCCTCAGGTTTGTACCCTCTCTACGACTCTACCTTCTAAATCACACTACTTTTTTCTCGATCAAGTGGGGCccaaaaaatatacatacacCCCACACATACGTAGacaaaatatatgttaaaatttgCGAATATGCAgagaaaacataatataatcatgCAATGTTTACTCGTAAAATTCAATTTCCCGGCAATGAACATGTTACTTGGTTTCGAGTTCTCCAGATCTGCATTAATTTTACCATTCTATCATCTATTTTTTTACCCCAGATCTGCATTAATTTATCATGTTGATGTGCTCAAACCacaaatcttttttttctaCCTGAAATATCgcttcaataataataatggtcTAAATTATTTTCTGCAATTACAGCGAGAAAGCAGAACTTGGACCAGTTGCTGCAGCAAGAGTTGACCAGATCACTGCTGAATTGAAATCAGCAGATGGCGGCAAGGCATTCGACCCTGTTGAGCACATGAAAGCTGGCTTTATTCATTTCAAGACTGAGAAATATGAGTAAGCAAATtccttcaaattaaaatttctgCATATTTGACGTTGTAACATTATTagtgtctgataatttttcctcttttctatTTATGTACCAACAGTACAAACCCAGCCTTATATGGTGAACTAGCAAAGGGCCAGAGCCCAAAGGTACAAATTCCTTGTTAATTTGTTATCTAATTTTATGATTTGTACGGTTTCTGATGAGTTCTATTGTCCTAAATGTGTAAACAGTTCATGGTTTTCGCGTGCTCTGACTCACGAGTGTGCCCATCCCATGTCCTCAACTTCCAACCTGGTGAGGCATTCATGGTTCGTAACATCGCCAACATGGTCCCTGCTTATGACAAGGTCAGTTACAAATCGATTATTTCGCTCTGGAattgtgttttttaaaaataaagatgggATTGAATTTGAACAGGTCAGGTACTCTGGAGTAGGAGCAGCCATTGAATACGCCGTTCTTCATCTTAAGGTGGAGAACATCGTTGTCATTGGCCACAGTGCTTGTGGAGGTATCAAAGGTCTCATGTCACTACCTGAAGATGGTAGTGAATCAACGTACGTCACTCTATAAATTTATTCATTCAAAACACTTATCGTTAGCAGATTATTGATTAATAATCTAATATACGCAGTGCCTTTATTGAGGATTGGGTGAAAATTTGTTTACCTGCCAAGGCAAAGGTTCTGGCCGATCACGGAGGGAAAGAATTTGCACATCAATGCACAGCTTGTGAGAAggtaaaattcaaatttaaactttttgattatcaattaattacatatatagCAGTATTTTATAATTGATGAAAAATGTTGCAGGAAGCTGTGAACGTTTCACTTGGAAATCTGCTTACGTATCCATTCGTGAGAGAAGGATTGGTGAAGAAAACATTGGCATTGAAGGGAGGTTACTATGATTTCGTGAAGGGTGGATTTGAGCTGTGGGGACTTGAGTTCGGTCTTTCTCCTCCTCTTTCCGTATGAACTTAATTCAATTACCATTTGGCCCTCACAATTTCCTTCCTTTTTTTGGCCTGACAGTACTTTTGCTTCGCAAAATCAACTGTGTGTATGTTGTTTGTAtgtattatgtatgtatgaatcaAATATGGAAGAGCACTCGTTGTTATATttctgaaataaataaaatggagaCTACTTTTGGTATAAATACGTTTGTGGTGGGCTTTGGTAGGTAAAAGATGTGGCCAGTATACTGCACTGGAAGCTCATGTAGAGACAGAGAGATCGTCAAGCAACAAGAGGATTCCCAGATTTAATCTGTTATTCTTGCTCATGTAGACCGAAAATTGGCCATAATAATCTACAAACACTCTTTTCGGCTACAATTATACTAGTTTAACTTTCCATGATGCTTCTCTCATTTGTTAGTGTCAGACAACAATCCATTACAAAGCGGAAAATTTGTCTTAGTTTGCAAACAAAACTCACTCTTAACAAGAGATCTGGGgttccactctaaaatgggaAAGTTCGAATTAGTTGAAGCTAATGGATTGTGAATACCAAATGGagtaataagaaaaaaagaagcaaatcaCCATGGAATATTAAAGACAGTTCTCATATGAAGTCGTAGAGCCTATTTGGATTTCGGATGGGCTTATAAGCATTTGAAAGTTTATTTTGACATAACCGTACTTAGAATAAATCAATTCAAACGGACTTTTGCTGCTAGGTATTCAAAATGATTCATGACTACACTTTTGAGTTGTTTACGACAACCTTCAG
This window of the Solanum pennellii chromosome 2, SPENNV200 genome carries:
- the LOC107011097 gene encoding carbonic anhydrase, chloroplastic, with the protein product MSTASINNCLTLSPAQASLKKPTRPVAFARLGNSSSSSSSSIPSLIRNEPVFAAPTPIINPIVREEMAKESYDQAVAALEKLLSEKAELGPVAAARVDQITAELKSADGGKAFDPVEHMKAGFIHFKTEKYDTNPALYGELAKGQSPKFMVFACSDSRVCPSHVLNFQPGEAFMVRNIANMVPAYDKVRYSGVGAAIEYAVLHLKVENIVVIGHSACGGIKGLMSLPEDGSESTAFIEDWVKICLPAKAKVLADHGGKEFAHQCTACEKEAVNVSLGNLLTYPFVREGLVKKTLALKGGYYDFVKGGFELWGLEFGLSPPLSVKDVASILHWKLM